One region of Fragaria vesca subsp. vesca linkage group LG4, FraVesHawaii_1.0, whole genome shotgun sequence genomic DNA includes:
- the LOC101313502 gene encoding uncharacterized protein LOC101313502, whose protein sequence is MASPTARITFRVVMVALAVLVLFYMGRPLYWKVSATIHEIRENRQTVKQGLSQIVLEAQRTVGWYHDESDSGVRDDRVGKKVATTRRLLFNQPFTPITA, encoded by the exons ATGGCATCGCCTACAGCAAGGATCACGTTCCGGGTAGTAATGGTAGCTCTGGCTGTTCTTGTCCTCTTCTACATGGGTCGTCCTCTCTACTGGAAAGTCTCTGCCACCATCCACGAGATCCGTGAAAACAGACAGACCGTCAAGCAAG GTCTGTCGCAGATTGTGTTGGAAGCCCAGAGAACTGTGGGGTGGTACCACGACGAGTCGGATTCGGGTGTAAGAGATGATCGGGTCGGGAAGAAGGTGGCCACGACCCGAAGGTTGCTGTTTAATCAGCCCTTTACTCCAATCACTGCTTGA